One Pyrus communis chromosome 13, drPyrComm1.1, whole genome shotgun sequence genomic window carries:
- the LOC137712956 gene encoding protein sym-1-like, translating into MALNPASLSLTRKIPFLNRFVGCSRRPSLHSCTVSRIAANPVQIRSFRRSSMCQPHSFALNSGIEVGLKDLGRSEIGFRQLGYDRFRLSVVSDGGSGGTGGGGSSGDGNYGGGGDGGANSEGGGRGENNWSLLSWYLDLLAKYPVATKALTSALLTLTGDVVCQLVIDKAPYLDLKRTFLFTLLGLVLVGPTLHFWYLYLSKLVTMPGASGAFLRLVLDQFLFAPIFIGVFLSTLMTLEGKSSQVVPKLQQEWFSAVLANWQLWIPFQFLNFRFVPQQFQVLTANFISLTWNVILSFKAHKEVLQT; encoded by the exons ATGGCTCTAAACCCTGCATCCCTCTCACTCACTCGTAAAATCCCGTTCCTAAACCGGTTCGTTGGCTGTTCTCGTAGACCCTCTTTGCATTCTTGTACTGTGTCTAGGATTGCAGCAAATCCAGTTCAAATAAGGAGCTTTCGGAGATCTTCTATGTGCCAGCCTCACTCATTTGCCCTGAATTCCGGCATTGAAGTCGGGCTTAAGGACTTGGGTCGTTCTGAAATAGGTTTTAGGCAACTGGGTTATGACCGGTTTCGTCTCTCGGTTGTTTCCGATGGTGGGTCGGGTGGAACTGGTGGAGGCGGCAGCTCTGGTGATGGAAACTATGGCGGCGGAGGTGACGGCGGTGCAAACAGTGAAGGCGGTGGTCGTGGTGAAAACAATTGGTCATTGCTTTCGTG GTATTTGGATCTTCTTGCAAAGTATCCTGTTGCAACAAAAGCTCTGACATCTGCCCTTTTAACTCTTACTGGGGATGTAGTCTGCCAG CTTGTCATTGATAAAGCTCCGTACCTGGACCTGAAAAGAACGTTCTTGTTTACCCTGTTGGGGCTGGTGTTAGTAGGTCCGACGTTGCATTTCTg GTATTTGTATCTAAGCAAACTGGTAACGATGCCTGGAGCATCAGGTGCATTCCTGCGTCTCGTACTTGATCAG TTTCTTTTTGCTCCTATATTCATTGGAGTTTTCTTATCAACATTGATGACTCTGGAGGGAAAAAGTTCACAAGTTGTACCCAAGCTTCAACAG GAGTGGTTTTCTGCTGTGCTAGCTAATTGGCAACTGTGGATACCTTTCCAATTTCTTAACTTTCGGTTTGTCCCACAGCAATTCCAG GTCCTTACTGCTAACTTTATATCTTTGACATGGAATGTTATCCTATCATTCAAAGCTCACAAAGAGGTTCTTCAAACTTAG